The Halopseudomonas sabulinigri genome window below encodes:
- the mnmH gene encoding tRNA 2-selenouridine(34) synthase MnmH: MRDNTEDFRQLFLADVPLMDVRAPIEFSKGAFPAACNLPLMYDDERQQVGTTYKQRGQEAAIALGHKLVCGDTKAARIDAWIQRVQANPQGYLYCFRGGLRSQLVQQWLSDAGVQYPRVIGGYKAMRRFLIDSLDEAVEQCPPVLVAGLTGTGKTEVIAALSSSLDLEGHAHHRGSSFGRHATPQPTQIDFENRLSIEALKVRETGAQRLVLEDEGRMVGSCSVPLNVYHAMQQAPLVWLEDSQENRISRILADYVTAMHAEFVALHADPERAFAEFSDYLLNSLLRIRKRLGGEQHQQLDALMQQALTEQQSSGDETLHRAWIKGLLENYYDPMYAYQRESKQARVVFSGNHAEIIEYLAELTINNQHGA, encoded by the coding sequence ATGCGCGATAATACCGAGGACTTTCGCCAGCTGTTTCTTGCGGATGTTCCGCTGATGGATGTGCGCGCGCCCATCGAATTTTCCAAGGGCGCCTTTCCCGCGGCCTGCAACCTACCGCTGATGTACGATGATGAGCGGCAGCAGGTGGGCACAACCTACAAACAGCGTGGCCAGGAGGCCGCCATCGCTCTGGGCCACAAATTGGTTTGCGGTGACACCAAAGCGGCGCGAATCGACGCCTGGATACAACGCGTGCAGGCCAACCCGCAGGGGTATCTCTACTGCTTTCGCGGTGGCCTGCGCTCGCAGTTGGTACAGCAATGGCTGAGTGACGCTGGCGTGCAGTACCCGCGCGTTATCGGCGGCTACAAAGCCATGCGCCGCTTTCTGATCGACTCGCTGGATGAGGCAGTCGAGCAATGCCCGCCGGTGCTGGTCGCCGGCCTGACCGGCACCGGTAAAACCGAAGTAATCGCCGCGTTAAGCAGTAGCCTGGATCTGGAAGGTCATGCGCATCACCGTGGCTCCAGCTTTGGTCGCCACGCCACGCCGCAGCCTACGCAGATCGATTTTGAGAACCGCCTGTCGATTGAAGCGCTGAAAGTCCGCGAGACTGGTGCCCAGCGGCTGGTGCTGGAAGACGAAGGACGCATGGTCGGCAGTTGCTCGGTGCCGCTGAACGTTTACCACGCCATGCAACAGGCGCCGCTGGTGTGGCTGGAGGACAGCCAGGAAAATCGAATCAGCCGTATCCTCGCTGATTACGTGACCGCGATGCACGCCGAGTTTGTCGCGTTGCACGCCGACCCGGAGCGCGCGTTTGCGGAGTTCTCCGACTACCTGTTGAACAGCCTGTTGCGTATCCGCAAACGCCTTGGCGGCGAGCAGCATCAGCAGCTCGACGCCCTGATGCAACAGGCCCTGACAGAGCAGCAGAGCAGCGGCGATGAAACCCTACATCGCGCCTGGATCAAGGGCCTGCTGGAGAACTACTACGACCCCATGTACGCCTATCAGCGCGAAAGCAAGCAGGCACGGGTGGTCTTCTCCGGCAATCACGCCGAGATCATCGAGTATCTTGCAGAACTCACCATCAATAATCAGCATGGCGCGTGA
- the selD gene encoding selenide, water dikinase SelD codes for MTQTVRLTEYSHGAGCGCKIAPKVLDEMLSVGQPGPSFERLWVGNDSRDDAAVFGLDAEQGIVSTTDFFMPIVDDPFDFGRIAATNAISDIYAMGGTPLMAIAILGWPVNLLPAAVAGEVLAGARQVCAEAGMPLAGGHSIDAPEPIFGLAVTGQVLRSQLKRNDQAKPGAQLFLTKPLGIGILTTAEKQKKLRAEDVGVARDLMCTLNKPGQRFATLPGVQAMTDVTGFGLLGHLAEVAEGSGVKAQIHADCIPRIASVDYYLAQGCIPGGTLRNFDSYGHKLGPLSDAQQQLLCDPQTSGGLLVAVAPAAVSEFLLAAREEGLELQAIGECVAADGGPWVEVI; via the coding sequence ATGACCCAAACAGTGCGATTGACCGAATACAGCCACGGCGCCGGCTGCGGCTGCAAGATAGCGCCCAAGGTGCTGGACGAAATGTTGTCGGTCGGTCAGCCGGGGCCCAGCTTCGAACGGCTCTGGGTAGGTAACGACAGCCGCGACGACGCGGCCGTGTTTGGCCTGGACGCCGAACAGGGCATCGTCAGCACCACTGACTTCTTCATGCCGATCGTCGATGACCCCTTCGACTTCGGCCGCATCGCCGCCACCAACGCCATCAGCGACATCTACGCCATGGGCGGTACGCCGCTGATGGCCATCGCCATCCTTGGCTGGCCGGTCAACCTGCTGCCCGCCGCTGTGGCGGGCGAAGTGCTCGCCGGCGCGCGCCAGGTGTGTGCTGAGGCCGGTATGCCGCTGGCCGGCGGCCACTCGATTGATGCCCCCGAGCCGATCTTCGGTCTGGCCGTCACCGGTCAGGTACTGCGCAGCCAACTCAAGCGCAATGACCAAGCCAAGCCAGGCGCTCAACTCTTTCTCACCAAGCCCTTGGGTATTGGCATTCTGACCACCGCGGAGAAACAGAAAAAACTGCGCGCTGAAGATGTTGGCGTGGCCCGGGATCTGATGTGCACGCTGAACAAACCAGGCCAACGCTTCGCCACACTGCCCGGCGTGCAAGCCATGACTGACGTCACCGGCTTCGGCCTGCTGGGTCACTTGGCCGAGGTCGCCGAGGGCTCCGGCGTCAAGGCGCAGATCCATGCCGATTGCATTCCGCGTATCGCCAGCGTCGACTACTACCTGGCGCAGGGCTGCATCCCCGGCGGCACACTGCGTAATTTCGATAGCTACGGCCACAAGCTGGGGCCGCTGAGCGATGCGCAGCAACAGCTGCTGTGCGACCCACAGACCAGCGGCGGCCTGCTGGTGGCGGTAGCACCCGCTGCGGTAAGCGAGTTTCTGCTGGCCGCACGGGAAGAGGGCCTTGAGTTACAGGCAATTGGTGAGTGCGTAGCAGCCGACGGCGGCCCCTGGGTCGAGGTTATTTGA
- a CDS encoding patatin-like phospholipase family protein, protein MGQRVALVLGSGGARGYAHIGVIEEIERRGYEIACIAGCSMGAVVGGIHAAGHLKAYRDWVTGLDYLDVIRLLDIGFGNLGAIRGERVFGRIREILGEINIEQLNIPFTAVATDLTNQQEVWFQQGCLHQAMRASAAIPSLFSPVRQGSRVLVDGGLLNPLPIVPVVSQHCDLIMAVNLNSIENDGYRMPVVERPAPIRQQWDQWMTALKPNWLGRKGDEEEGEDAMALLTAEHEPQEPPHSREEDQAQPVEVEASPGPASMLELVNLSFEAMQSSLTQYKIAGYPPDVLFNVPKRLCRFFEFYRAPELIELGRMVASDTLDQFERRGR, encoded by the coding sequence ATGGGGCAGCGAGTAGCATTGGTGCTGGGTAGCGGCGGAGCACGCGGCTATGCGCACATCGGCGTGATTGAAGAGATTGAACGGCGCGGGTATGAAATCGCCTGTATTGCCGGCTGCTCCATGGGTGCAGTGGTAGGCGGCATTCACGCTGCCGGACACCTGAAGGCCTACCGTGACTGGGTCACGGGCCTGGACTATCTGGATGTCATTCGCCTGTTGGATATCGGCTTTGGCAACCTGGGCGCCATCCGCGGCGAACGGGTATTTGGGCGCATTCGCGAGATTCTCGGTGAGATCAATATCGAGCAACTGAACATTCCCTTCACCGCCGTGGCCACCGACCTGACCAACCAGCAGGAGGTGTGGTTCCAGCAGGGCTGCCTGCATCAGGCCATGCGCGCCTCGGCGGCCATACCCAGCCTGTTCTCACCGGTACGCCAGGGCAGCCGGGTACTGGTAGACGGCGGCTTGCTGAACCCCCTGCCGATTGTGCCGGTGGTGTCCCAGCACTGTGATCTGATCATGGCAGTCAACCTCAACTCGATAGAAAACGACGGCTACCGCATGCCCGTGGTTGAGCGGCCCGCACCCATTCGCCAGCAGTGGGATCAGTGGATGACGGCACTCAAGCCCAACTGGTTGGGCCGCAAGGGCGATGAAGAAGAGGGTGAAGACGCCATGGCCCTGCTCACCGCCGAGCACGAACCGCAGGAACCGCCGCATTCGCGTGAAGAAGATCAGGCGCAACCCGTCGAGGTCGAGGCGTCCCCTGGCCCGGCGAGCATGCTGGAACTGGTCAACCTGTCGTTTGAGGCCATGCAGTCATCGCTTACCCAGTACAAAATTGCTGGTTACCCGCCGGATGTACTGTTCAACGTTCCCAAGCGCCTGTGTCGCTTCTTCGAGTTTTACCGCGCGCCGGAACTGATCGAGTTGGGCCGCATGGTCGCCAGTGATACCCTCGACCAGTTCGAGCGGCGCGGCCGCTGA
- a CDS encoding penicillin acylase family protein — translation MIKRLSLPLKAFVFIALLLTLIALLGVWILHTAEAKRSGELRLGNLQSRVSVHYDAWGVPHIDAQNEEDAYRALGYVHAQDRLFQMDMLRRVGGGRLSELFGAESFATDRFFRTLGINRFARAYAERLEAEANSPHVKLLHAYQDGINQYIDHGGRPLEYRLLMAKSDYFTTEDIAQIMGYMAYSFAEAFKTDVLVDHIRGTLSERHYKDLVPSWPDQLPPARSSGQPYIELLKPMLEQISAIEKDFPVGQFIGSNAWAVNGSKSASGAPLLANDPHIGFAVPAVWYEAHLRTPENEVYGHFLAGIPFPLLGQTRHHAWGLTMLMNDDIDFYRERINPEDPNQVWASDHWEDFALHEEVIKVRGQEDRLIKTRSTRHGPVINDLPGSLERQPVSLFWTFLDPENDSAKAFYGFTRAQNMAEFETAAAAHSAPGLNLIYADTDDNIAMWAIGKLKRWPTSSNGFALLNGSSGRDEFLGYQPFENNPRIINPRDGYLFSTNNPYPEKNVRRSLPGYYAPTERAQRLSELLQEEETFDLSRFKAMQLDDQRPQALAMVQDALPLLDYNLFSSELHAPAAKAAQLLEQWDGRYQQDSVGASIFQRWRDELSVALFADELGDRYAFFRNTYLASKTLTQLYWKPTSPWWDNRQQPSLDGRQAAITHAWIKAVEGLVADLGDQPEQWQWSRLASLQHQHALADRIPFGRYLNTEPVAVNGGNETLNNMAYNIGEPRYQVKSGPSTRRLIDLADVNATLGINPLGQSGNPLDMHALDQAEMYNEGRYRTQLFDWLSIQALPDQLLIRPERKR, via the coding sequence GTGATCAAGCGTCTTTCCTTACCTTTAAAAGCATTCGTCTTCATCGCTTTGCTGCTGACCCTCATAGCCCTGTTGGGCGTCTGGATACTGCATACTGCCGAAGCCAAACGCAGCGGTGAGCTGCGCCTGGGCAACCTGCAAAGCCGCGTCTCGGTGCATTACGACGCCTGGGGCGTACCGCATATCGACGCACAAAACGAAGAAGACGCCTACCGCGCTCTGGGTTACGTGCATGCCCAGGATCGCCTGTTCCAGATGGACATGCTGCGCCGCGTGGGCGGCGGCCGACTGTCGGAGCTGTTTGGCGCTGAATCCTTCGCGACCGACCGTTTCTTCCGCACCCTGGGCATCAACCGCTTTGCCCGCGCCTACGCCGAACGCCTGGAAGCCGAAGCCAACAGCCCCCATGTGAAGCTGCTGCACGCCTATCAGGACGGTATCAATCAGTACATCGACCACGGCGGCCGGCCGCTGGAATACCGCCTGCTGATGGCCAAGTCGGATTACTTCACCACCGAAGACATCGCCCAGATCATGGGCTACATGGCCTACTCGTTCGCCGAAGCCTTCAAGACCGATGTGCTGGTGGACCATATTCGCGGCACTCTGAGCGAGCGCCACTATAAGGACCTGGTACCCAGTTGGCCAGATCAACTCCCGCCCGCCCGCTCCTCCGGGCAGCCCTACATAGAGCTGCTCAAACCCATGCTGGAGCAGATCTCGGCGATTGAAAAGGACTTTCCGGTCGGTCAGTTCATCGGCAGCAACGCCTGGGCCGTCAACGGTAGCAAGAGCGCCAGCGGCGCCCCCCTGTTAGCCAACGACCCGCACATAGGGTTCGCCGTACCGGCCGTGTGGTATGAAGCCCATCTGCGCACGCCGGAGAACGAGGTGTACGGGCATTTTCTGGCCGGCATACCCTTCCCGCTGCTGGGCCAGACGCGACATCACGCCTGGGGCCTGACCATGCTGATGAACGACGATATCGACTTCTACCGCGAGCGCATCAACCCGGAAGACCCCAACCAGGTCTGGGCGAGTGATCACTGGGAAGACTTCGCCCTGCATGAAGAGGTCATCAAAGTCCGCGGCCAGGAAGACCGCCTGATCAAAACCCGCAGCACTCGCCACGGCCCGGTAATCAACGACCTGCCGGGCAGCCTGGAACGGCAGCCGGTCAGCCTGTTCTGGACCTTCCTCGACCCCGAGAACGATTCTGCCAAGGCCTTCTACGGCTTTACCCGCGCACAGAACATGGCAGAGTTTGAGACCGCGGCAGCGGCCCACAGCGCACCGGGGCTGAACCTGATCTACGCCGATACCGACGACAACATTGCCATGTGGGCCATCGGCAAACTCAAGCGCTGGCCCACCAGCAGCAACGGTTTTGCGCTGCTCAATGGCAGCTCCGGGCGCGACGAGTTTCTGGGCTATCAACCCTTTGAGAACAATCCGCGCATCATCAACCCGCGTGACGGCTACCTGTTCAGCACCAACAACCCGTACCCGGAAAAGAACGTGCGCCGCAGCCTACCGGGTTACTACGCACCGACTGAGCGGGCCCAGCGGCTGAGCGAACTGTTGCAGGAGGAAGAGACCTTCGACCTGTCCCGCTTCAAGGCCATGCAGCTGGACGACCAGCGCCCGCAGGCCCTGGCTATGGTGCAAGATGCCCTGCCCCTGCTGGATTACAACCTGTTCAGCAGTGAGCTGCACGCCCCGGCAGCCAAGGCGGCGCAATTGCTGGAGCAATGGGACGGCCGCTATCAGCAGGACAGCGTTGGCGCGAGTATTTTTCAGCGCTGGCGCGACGAGTTGAGCGTGGCGCTGTTTGCCGATGAACTGGGAGACCGCTACGCCTTTTTCCGCAATACCTATCTGGCCAGCAAGACCCTGACGCAGCTGTACTGGAAGCCCACCTCACCCTGGTGGGACAACCGCCAGCAGCCCAGCCTGGATGGCCGTCAGGCGGCAATCACCCACGCCTGGATCAAGGCCGTGGAAGGCCTGGTGGCCGACCTTGGCGATCAGCCGGAACAATGGCAGTGGTCGCGCCTAGCCAGCTTGCAGCACCAGCACGCCCTGGCAGATCGCATTCCCTTTGGTCGTTACCTGAACACTGAACCGGTCGCCGTCAACGGCGGTAACGAGACGTTGAACAACATGGCGTACAACATTGGCGAGCCGCGCTATCAGGTCAAATCAGGCCCTTCTACGCGGCGCCTGATCGACCTGGCCGATGTGAATGCCACGCTGGGTATCAATCCGCTGGGGCAGTCCGGCAACCCGCTGGACATGCATGCGCTGGATCAGGCAGAGATGTACAACGAGGGCCGCTACCGCACGCAGTTGTTCGACTGGCTGTCGATTCAGGCGCTGCCCGATCAGCTACTGATCCGCCCCGAGCGCAAACGCTGA
- a CDS encoding DUF4892 domain-containing protein: MFLRRTTPIGWAVAALLLSTASQADEAFEQSLSITPFAQVSTVQQDRVKGAEYQFIIGSIRRINNQLRAEREVRASGELLRATWQLNDGYAPDEAFRDALQQLTEQPHTLLYACEGRECGSSSLWANQVFGNAQLYGPEEDQRYLALRLDGEAQQFIALYSITRGNKRSYLHMDQFSPSPVVTQALYPTPTTLLKVLKREGQLLLPTLDLQHPEAAPTAEWVRLLVRMLRTDSLLRVSIDGADAPALVQALKEGGIRDQRLSVGEPQPEQGVRITRIR, translated from the coding sequence ATGTTTTTGCGCCGTACCACCCCGATCGGATGGGCCGTTGCCGCCTTGCTGCTGAGTACCGCCAGCCAGGCCGACGAGGCCTTTGAACAGTCGCTCAGCATCACCCCCTTTGCCCAAGTCAGCACGGTCCAGCAAGATCGCGTAAAGGGCGCCGAATACCAATTCATCATCGGCAGCATTCGTCGCATCAACAATCAACTGCGCGCGGAGCGTGAGGTGCGCGCCAGCGGCGAACTGCTGCGCGCCACCTGGCAACTGAATGACGGCTATGCGCCGGACGAGGCCTTCCGCGATGCCTTGCAGCAGCTCACCGAGCAGCCGCATACGCTGCTCTACGCCTGCGAGGGTCGCGAGTGCGGCAGCAGTAGCCTGTGGGCCAATCAGGTGTTTGGCAACGCCCAGCTCTATGGCCCTGAGGAAGACCAGCGTTATCTTGCCCTGCGCCTGGATGGCGAGGCGCAACAGTTCATCGCGCTGTATTCCATCACCCGGGGCAATAAGCGCAGCTATCTGCACATGGATCAGTTCAGCCCCAGCCCGGTAGTCACCCAGGCGCTGTATCCAACGCCCACCACCTTGCTCAAGGTACTCAAGCGTGAGGGTCAGCTGCTGTTGCCCACGCTCGATCTGCAGCACCCTGAAGCGGCGCCCACGGCAGAGTGGGTCAGGCTGCTGGTGCGGATGCTGCGGACCGATTCGTTGCTGCGGGTCAGCATCGATGGCGCTGACGCCCCCGCACTGGTGCAGGCGCTCAAGGAGGGTGGTATTCGCGATCAGCGCTTGAGTGTTGGCGAGCCGCAGCCGGAGCAGGGCGTGCGGATCACCCGGATTCGCTGA
- a CDS encoding alpha/beta fold hydrolase, producing MTTTSREVRFSLPSLEVAGKVWGEPGGVPVIGLHGWLDNAATFDRLAPALQGVHLVALDLAGHGLSDHLPMAGYSLWQQASIVLQVAEELGWDRFALLGHSMGAIISGVLAGSLPERILGAAMIDGLMPFTSEADDAPKQMARFFKSSLAVGNKRKPVYDSVEKAVSARVLGGTTPISRDAVSCLVERGLMPDHGGWTWRTDPQLMLPSALRFTNHHAVSFIEAIEAPTMLVLANQGVMHKHPQVLDRIERFKHIQLHKMDGGHHLHLEEQAPAVAALLNDFYAALPARDVSPA from the coding sequence ATGACAACAACCAGCCGCGAAGTGCGTTTCTCTCTGCCCTCCCTTGAAGTTGCCGGTAAGGTCTGGGGGGAACCCGGTGGCGTACCGGTGATCGGGTTGCACGGCTGGCTCGACAACGCGGCTACATTCGACCGCTTGGCCCCGGCGTTGCAAGGCGTGCATCTGGTTGCCCTGGATCTCGCCGGGCACGGCTTGTCGGACCATCTGCCAATGGCCGGCTACAGTCTGTGGCAGCAGGCCTCCATCGTGCTGCAAGTGGCAGAAGAGCTGGGCTGGGACCGCTTTGCACTGCTCGGCCACTCCATGGGGGCGATCATCAGCGGCGTGTTGGCCGGCTCGCTGCCGGAGCGCATTCTCGGCGCCGCGATGATCGACGGGCTGATGCCCTTTACCTCAGAGGCCGACGATGCACCCAAGCAGATGGCGCGCTTTTTCAAGTCCAGCCTGGCCGTGGGCAACAAGCGTAAGCCGGTGTACGACAGCGTAGAGAAGGCGGTGTCGGCGCGCGTGCTGGGCGGTACTACACCGATTTCACGCGATGCGGTCAGCTGCCTGGTCGAGCGCGGGCTGATGCCGGATCACGGCGGCTGGACCTGGCGCACCGACCCGCAATTGATGCTGCCCTCGGCGCTGCGCTTCACCAATCACCACGCGGTGTCCTTCATTGAGGCTATCGAAGCACCGACCATGCTGGTGCTGGCCAATCAGGGTGTGATGCATAAACATCCGCAGGTACTCGACCGCATCGAGCGCTTCAAGCACATCCAGTTACACAAAATGGACGGTGGTCATCACCTGCATCTGGAGGAGCAGGCGCCCGCTGTTGCGGCGCTGTTGAATGATTTTTATGCCGCACTGCCGGCCAGGGACGTCAGCCCGGCCTGA
- a CDS encoding hotdog fold thioesterase → MSAIWFGKVDLDAMNAPADNINTLLDVRLEDHGDDWITASMPVDKRTHQPYGILHGGASVVLAESLGSIASYLCIDSSRFYCVGLEVNANHLKAVKSGRVTAIAKPVHLGRTTHVWDIRLSNDAGALTCIARLTMAVVPLKAE, encoded by the coding sequence ATGAGTGCAATCTGGTTTGGCAAGGTCGATCTGGACGCCATGAACGCCCCGGCAGACAACATCAATACGCTGCTGGACGTACGCCTGGAAGATCATGGCGATGACTGGATTACCGCCAGCATGCCGGTCGACAAGCGCACGCATCAGCCCTACGGCATTCTGCATGGCGGCGCCTCGGTTGTGCTGGCGGAATCCCTGGGTAGCATTGCCTCGTATCTGTGTATCGACAGCAGCCGTTTCTACTGCGTGGGGCTGGAAGTCAACGCCAATCACCTCAAAGCGGTAAAAAGCGGGCGGGTGACTGCAATCGCCAAGCCCGTGCACCTGGGCCGCACGACCCATGTTTGGGATATTCGTCTCAGTAACGATGCCGGTGCGCTGACCTGTATTGCTCGCTTGACCATGGCCGTGGTGCCGCTGAAAGCGGAATAA
- a CDS encoding AMP-binding protein: protein MGALAKTPVTALDAFLRQESLQADRTYLIQPMPDGQVVELSWRQVGDQARRMASYLQSLGFPAGSQIGLLSKNCAHWIIADLAIWMAGHVSVPLYPNQTADTIRQVLEHADACAVFIGKLDDWSHMRAGVPQDMPWIGLPLAPDDADIKSWAALLETNEPLQDLSLPVADQLATLVYTSGTTGIPKGVMLSFGSMYLAASNGLRLFNISAQDRLLSYLPLSHVAERQFVEIASLLSGQQIYFVNSVATFFDDARRARPTVFFAAPRVWENFKQYAERRHGSAWARLQLRLPLLRERKARQVLADLGLDQVRYAVCGAARLSPGLSSWFAERGLLIVEAYGMTENCGYSHLGRPAKIKAGYIGLPNPGVECRLTAQGEVLVRSRAAMLGYYKDPVRTAEVLDDDGFLHTGDLGEIDQEGFLRLTGRAKDIFKTSKGRYVTPVPIEALLLDSPLIEDACVVGHDLPQPLALVRLCAEAEGAPDALNRQLDALLQEVNARLQRSEQLGCLVVISDEWNVETGFRTPNLKLKRNVVEASYQGQVHLWLVSGNTVVWQQDTKENA, encoded by the coding sequence ATGGGCGCCTTGGCCAAAACGCCGGTAACGGCTCTTGATGCATTTTTGCGTCAGGAAAGCCTGCAGGCAGACAGAACCTATCTGATTCAGCCGATGCCCGATGGGCAGGTGGTTGAACTGAGCTGGCGCCAGGTGGGTGATCAGGCGCGGCGCATGGCCAGTTACCTGCAATCGCTGGGCTTTCCGGCGGGCAGCCAGATTGGCCTGTTATCGAAAAACTGCGCGCACTGGATAATCGCCGACCTGGCTATCTGGATGGCCGGTCATGTATCTGTTCCGCTGTATCCCAACCAGACCGCCGATACCATCAGGCAAGTGCTTGAGCACGCTGACGCCTGTGCCGTCTTTATTGGCAAACTCGACGATTGGTCGCACATGCGCGCTGGCGTACCGCAGGATATGCCCTGGATCGGGTTGCCGCTGGCGCCGGACGATGCCGACATCAAATCCTGGGCTGCGCTGCTGGAGACCAACGAGCCTCTGCAGGACTTGAGCCTGCCAGTGGCCGATCAGCTGGCCACTCTGGTATACACCTCAGGCACCACTGGCATACCCAAGGGCGTGATGCTCAGCTTTGGCAGCATGTACCTTGCCGCCAGCAATGGCTTGCGGCTATTCAACATCAGCGCGCAGGACCGGCTGTTGTCCTATCTGCCATTGAGTCATGTGGCCGAGCGGCAGTTTGTCGAGATTGCCTCGCTGCTGTCTGGTCAGCAGATCTATTTCGTCAATAGTGTTGCCACCTTTTTTGATGATGCGCGCCGCGCCAGACCCACTGTGTTCTTTGCTGCGCCGCGGGTGTGGGAAAACTTCAAGCAATACGCCGAGCGTAGACACGGCTCAGCCTGGGCGCGCTTGCAGCTGCGCCTGCCGTTGCTTAGAGAACGCAAGGCACGTCAGGTGCTGGCCGACCTGGGCCTGGATCAGGTGCGCTACGCGGTCTGCGGCGCGGCGCGGCTTAGTCCTGGCTTGAGTAGTTGGTTCGCCGAGCGCGGCCTGTTGATCGTCGAGGCCTATGGCATGACGGAAAACTGCGGCTACTCGCACCTAGGCCGACCGGCGAAAATCAAGGCAGGATACATCGGTCTGCCGAATCCCGGCGTTGAATGCCGTTTAACCGCACAGGGCGAAGTGCTGGTGCGCAGCCGCGCCGCAATGCTGGGCTATTACAAGGACCCGGTACGTACCGCCGAAGTGCTGGACGACGACGGGTTTTTGCATACCGGTGACCTCGGCGAAATTGACCAGGAAGGCTTTCTGCGCCTCACCGGGCGTGCCAAGGATATTTTCAAGACCTCGAAGGGGCGCTACGTAACGCCGGTGCCGATAGAAGCGCTGTTGCTCGATAGCCCGTTGATCGAAGATGCCTGCGTGGTCGGTCACGACCTGCCGCAACCGCTGGCGCTGGTACGCTTGTGCGCTGAGGCCGAGGGTGCCCCAGACGCGTTGAACCGGCAGCTTGATGCCTTGCTGCAGGAGGTCAACGCCAGGCTGCAGCGCAGCGAGCAATTGGGTTGCCTGGTGGTGATCAGTGACGAATGGAATGTCGAAACCGGCTTCCGTACGCCCAACCTCAAACTCAAACGCAACGTGGTCGAGGCAAGCTATCAGGGCCAGGTGCATCTGTGGCTAGTCTCGGGCAATACCGTTGTTTGGCAACAGGACACAAAGGAAAACGCATGA
- the sixA gene encoding phosphohistidine phosphatase SixA: MRLWILRHGQAATQAASDAERPLTPAGEAEVQAMSALLANQPLDAILASPYRRAQQTAAVMRSAIGFTHDVATAPWLTPDDDPGEVLRFLSERSEQQLLLVSHQPLVSQLVSLLVEGNRASHYPMPTAALACIDLDFVAAGLGTLVALRVPADLAG, translated from the coding sequence ATGAGACTCTGGATACTGCGCCATGGTCAGGCGGCGACGCAGGCGGCCAGTGACGCAGAGCGCCCGCTGACGCCAGCGGGCGAAGCCGAAGTGCAGGCAATGAGTGCGCTCCTGGCGAATCAGCCGCTGGATGCAATTCTCGCCAGCCCCTATCGCCGGGCGCAGCAGACTGCCGCCGTGATGCGCAGCGCCATCGGCTTTACTCATGATGTGGCAACCGCACCCTGGCTGACGCCGGATGATGATCCGGGAGAGGTGCTGCGTTTTTTATCGGAGCGCAGCGAGCAGCAGTTGTTGCTGGTCTCGCATCAACCTTTGGTCAGCCAGTTGGTCAGCCTGCTGGTGGAGGGCAATCGCGCTTCACACTATCCCATGCCGACGGCGGCACTGGCCTGCATTGACCTTGATTTCGTGGCCGCCGGGCTGGGTACCCTGGTCGCCCTGCGGGTACCTGCTGATTTGGCTGGCTGA
- a CDS encoding DUF4389 domain-containing protein codes for MSALKTSLCSADFWLRLLYTFLFMLAWQVVEILLALLVVIQILARLFTGSANQDAVVWGEGLSVYACQIGRYVTMASEQKPWPFIEWPQPAAQAADVSKPAEPTEPKA; via the coding sequence ATGTCTGCATTGAAGACTTCCCTGTGCTCAGCCGATTTCTGGCTGCGCCTGCTGTACACCTTTCTGTTCATGCTCGCTTGGCAGGTAGTCGAAATTCTGCTGGCGCTGCTGGTGGTCATTCAGATTTTGGCGCGGCTCTTTACCGGCAGCGCCAATCAGGATGCCGTGGTTTGGGGTGAGGGCTTGTCGGTTTACGCCTGCCAGATCGGTCGTTACGTCACCATGGCCAGCGAGCAGAAGCCCTGGCCGTTTATCGAGTGGCCGCAGCCGGCTGCGCAAGCCGCTGACGTATCCAAGCCAGCCGAGCCAACTGAGCCAAAGGCATGA